A stretch of DNA from Passer domesticus isolate bPasDom1 unplaced genomic scaffold, bPasDom1.hap1 HAP1_SCAFFOLD_67, whole genome shotgun sequence:
ATGGTAGAGCAGTGATGTAGAGCAGTGCCTTTGTGTATCCAGAGCCAGCTTTCAAAGCTCCCTTGTCACAAGGTGCAAGAGCACAATTAACTGTTTCCAAACACTGTCAAAGAAGGATGTTTCCATAAGATGAGCCACCACAAAAGGAATCTGTGCTTCTGAGAGAAGCACAGATGGCATGAAGAAAAGCACTAAGTCTTGGCCTAGCAGAGGTGAAGGTTTGGAATTAGGACACCAGACAGAAACTCCACTGTAGAGAGTGTGGGTAAGGAGAATCACTGCTTCCACGGCTTCTAGCCCAAGATGTGGGGACAGCTGTGACCACCCTGTGGATACCCCAGTCTTGGACAGTAGAAAGGTGGTACCTCCAGAGAGACTTGGGGCCTCCACCACCGAGAAGACAAAGGGTGAGGAAGGACCAGCTGGATGACAGAGGGCCCATGTGGGGATGATATCTTCCTGCTGAATGTCTCTCTCTTCCCCTCACCCTGCCTCTCTTCCCTTATTTCTTTCCATCTGCCTAGTTTGTGTTTACTGTTCAGTAATATTTTTACTGTTGACTGTGGAAATAGGTGCACTTGCACCTTAATTCAGGCAGAAGCTTCACTTAATAACCAAATCTTTACACCACAGTTATGCACACAGGAGTCAGGGAAACCAGCACATTAATACCTTCATCAAAATCCAAGGGATGCAACTGCTTCAGCCTCCCcaattcatttttcttcctgtttgaaTTGGGGATCTCCTCTGCACCCTGGCAGGCGCTGGGATGACGGAACACTGAAATTTCTCTGGGTTTTGCACCACATGGGTGCAGGGGGAAATGGAGCCAAAACTTGGAAGCATGTCCAAAAAGCAAAGGGATGTGGAAggcagaaagaaggaagaaaagtggccaccagctgctgcctggacaTGACTGGGCTGGTGACCAATTCTCCTCTTCTTGCTCATCACAGGACTGGTCAAGTCGGAAGCCAGAGGCCGTTTCTGcaacaataacaaaataatTAGTTCATGAACTTATGAGTAGGGTCAGCTTTTGCTCCCATTctgaaaaggcagcatttctgaaCTGGCCAAGGTTGAAAACACATCTTTCTTAACTAAAAAGAGCATTCAAACCGGCAAGTACTGCAGGTAAATACAGGCTCTATCTCATCCCTCCTTTCTCATCTTAGCACTTAGCAAGTCCTACTTCAAGTCTGGAGCTAAAATGCTTTGGGAGAAAGACATTCCCATTCAGGAGCTCCATCAAAGTCTTTCCCAAAAGGGAAGGTCCCGTACATTCACATCACAGCTTTTACATCACCAGCAAGTCTGCTAAAATTTACCATACAGTCCAGAATagtaaaaatgcacaaaatacctgagcagGTCTTGCTGGAGTGTCTCTCTCAGAAATTCCCAGAGATGTCACTTGGCTGGTGTTGGTGGGGTTCTGAGATGGAGCTGATTTTCTGTATGGATGATCCAATAGTTCATGTTAAAAAGCCTAAATATCAACTGTCATAGTTCTTTCCATGCAAGGAAAACAGACCTTCAGTATCAGGACTCAAAGAAACAGCATGAAGCTGAATTGAGGGAGCTTTAGGCAGGCTATCATGAAAACATTCATGGCCCAGAGGGTGCTTGAGCACtgcaacaggctccccaggccagTGGTCACTGCAGAAAGAGCTCAAGAAGGATTTGGACAACTCTttgggcacagggtgtgattctcgtggtgtctgtgcaggaccaggatcCTGGCAGGTCCCTGCTACCTCAGCATATTCTAAGAATCTTGGCTTCAtttccagggctttttttttcccgttCTCTGAACCACTGAATGTTATCTTCAAATTCTCTCTGTCTATGTCAGTGTAGCCAGGCCAATCAGTCTGAAGGGTTTGAAATAGATGTTCCTTCAGACTGAAGGAATTCTCCTTTGGATTCCACTTGGCTACCTATGGGCAgacatttcagaaaacaaatcttCATTATGGTTGCTGCATGCACACTAGAGAAATATGATTGTTCCTGAATTGGGTGTGAGCACCCAATTTGGACTCAACAATATCTTTTTGCACAGAGCTGAATTATTCCCCTGCCACATGAGTTTTAAGCCATATTAATGGTTCACCAATTGGAAACAACCAAGTATCTCCATTCATATCCAGCAAgagttccttaaaaaaaaacgCATTTAGTGGTTTAGCCACAATATGTAAGGAGAGGGGGTCATGGTACCCCTGGTGGATGGCACCTTCTTCCCTGAGAGCCAATTCCCTTTGCCCTGCCCCTTGCTACTGACCCTGCACACACCCCTGCTTAAACCTTGTGCAGAGGACATGGCTCATCTTTTGTCTCTGGTTCCCCTTTGCTCTGCTCCAATAAACCTCACTGGAAGTGACCTTATAAAAGGCCTCTCTGTTTCTCTGCAGCTATTACTAGTTGTAAGAAGCAACTCATCTGTACTGCAGAgtcaccaaggccttggtgtgctttcctagagtgcaggaatctgtgcaggGATTGAGGCCAATGCTTAGTATTCCAAGAGTGTTTACCGGCTGGGCATTAGCAGTGACaaagtgcctgctgctggaggaacacgcagcagaggggctgcaggcttcCTCCTGAGAATTGCCTGCAGGGCAGTTCTATCTGGAAATGCCACATGGATGTGTCTCTTTGATGCATCTCCCTAAGCATACAACTAAAATATCAAACAGGGATTGTAAAAAAATTGtgctggttttcttcttttggggcACTTTGAAAACAACACTTCCTATCTGATACCTCGGGATTGTTCTAACAATGTAATGTTTTAACTTTTAGGGCACATTGAAAAGACCTCTTCCTCTCTTATTTGTGCTATCAAATGATGTTATCTTCCAGGAGGTCAGGCTAACCAAAATGTAGAATTCTTATCAAACCCAAACTGTAGAAGGAACAGTAGAAGTACAAACAGTCATAAAGACAACACCAGCATTAAACCAGTCCCACAGACAAACAAGTTCTGGGAAGTATTTTGTCCCCAATGACTGGTGACAAGTCAGAGGTCTAAAGGGAATCCAGGAAGCCAAGTGTTCTCATCAGTTTGGCCAGACTAGCACACACACCTTCACAGAGTCATTGGCTGggttgcagccttctgctgcttgcaaaacaatccctgcttttgtcttcactgcacagggaagctcaggcaaagcccacccactcccagctgccctcaaaggcaaaaggaatgcgccaaagtgctgcctggcTGTCCCCGAGCACAACACTGGCTTCTGAGGGAGTTCACAATGTCTGTCTGacaccaaaggcaggaggaacatGTGCTCCAGGCCATGCTGAGGCACACACACCATGCACTGCTCCATCAGACAAAGAACACACAGGACGtactcagcagcttcaggcacCTCCTCACCAGCCTGACAGCCAgcctgctcccacagctccagcctggctctgcagggagcttcCTGGGGGACCTCCCTCCTTCTgagacacagctctgcctttcccatTCTCTTTGGGCCTGCTGTGccattcctgccttcctcaaaCCTGCACTCTGGTAGCCTCTCACCTGGCCAGTCCTTTCCCTCATGGCACAAAGGTCTCTCCAGCACTGTTTACCAAGGGCCAGCATGGAGACAAAGCCACCCAGACAGACAGAGCCCAGAGAAACAGTGCCCATAAGGAGTGCAGAGCAGCCCAAAACAACACACAAGCTCTCTTTTCACACCCTTTGCCTTTTGACTGCCTCTGCTTCGTACCTCTTCTTGGTCAGCTTGCATGGTGGCAACTTCCTGCTtcatctcaagcagccttttctcctgctccttctctacCTCTGCCAGGAAGTTTGCCCCTTGTGCCAGCAGCTGTTGTGCCTCCAAACGctgcccttccagctcctgGTGAGGGGAGGAAGACACTTCCAATGAAGTTCCAGCCAAGTTCCCCAAATAATCAGTGGAAGCTTCATGCCTCACACCACCCCCCACCTGAAAATGCACGTCAGTAGTGACTCTGTGCCCTCCAGCAATGCTGTCCAAACCAGAAATTCAGAAGGAGGATCAGCAGGTGGGACAAGAGGAGATGCcaccttcctttcctgctctgatGGCTGCCTCTTTCCCGGCCCCTCTCTCCTCTGGATTCCTACGTGCTCTCAGAGGCTCTGTTCTCCAGTGCTGAAGTGGTCCTTGTCATCTCCTTTGCTTCCTGCATTcccttgctgcagggatggcagtaATCAGGCTGTCAGAAGACGCTTAAGAGAGGCTCCGCTGATTGCAgaaatggatgctgcccaaagggaaaaagaaacaaaactaaccaaattaaaagagacaaaggaaaaaggaaccaTTCTTTTCCAAACTGAGCTCCTAACAGGGTCGAGCTGGATTCCTCCAGCACCCAGAAATACACAGACATGGGACtgagggcaccagcagcacatctgcctTCATGTCCAGCATGCTGCTGTCACAGACAAACACGGCCCAGAACTGCACTAGTCCATTCCTCATGGTGCCGtcacttgctgggatttttgtcctgctgtcactgtgggattgctgcttgctgtcctgaggatttattcctttcaggaaagtcAACAGACTTATTCAGGCACCTCTTTTCTACAGACATGGGCTCTTTGAGTGTCCAGGAGAGATGTGGGGCATAAAGCATCCCTCAAGAGACTCCCaagagctctgaaaaatgttGATCCCACGTGTTGATCTCAGGAAAGCTGGACATTcaggttttcagcagcaagccaggagcaaggacacaagcagcagggtgcagatgtgctcagctctggcttgcaggaagagcagtgtctgcctcagcacaccccactccctcctgtgctggctggcatcttccttcacagcaggcacagccaaggaagtggcccggtcaccagctccttgtctgccaccaaacctggcagcaaagccacagccatTCTCATCTACTTGATGGGGCAAGGCAGCACATGGGGCTGGCACAAATCCTGCATAGCTGTGCCTGTttggctggcagaaacctccaagGGTGGGCCAGGAGGGACAAGCTGGCTGCCCTCGGATGCTCACAGTGagctccaccccagctcccccatTCCCACAGACCAATCTAAAACCACTTGGCAGGGACTGCTTTCATTGTGTTCCTCAAGCCCCCATCCCCAGCATTGCAATACTTCAGTTCCTTTGCTACCAGGCAAACCTGAATACAGCACCTGAGAGCAAAAGAGGGACACAGAAATGACCAGAAGGTGGGAGCTCTCCtctgaggaagggctgggagacTTGTgcttgtttagcctggagaagagcaagcCCCAAGGAGACTTTTCAATAGTTTCAGGGGCTTCTAGGAAAGTTGGGGACATATCTTTTAGCAGGGCCAATTGCAAGAGGACAAGGAGGAACAGCTTTAAGCTAAAAGACACTCAATTCAGATTGGCTCTGAGGAAGAAACTGTTTGTGAGGAGAGTGCTggaacactggcacaggctgcccagagagctgggaggagccccAAGCCCAGCAACATTCAAGCTCCGCttggatgggactctgagcaacccGATCTACTTGAAGATGTCCTTGCCAGTGGCTGGGGTTTTGGGCTAGATGACTTTCACTGGTCCCTTCTAACCTCAGCAATCAAGATCCTACttagttttcatttgaaaagcatCCAGAGCAGAGATTACTCTGTGGGGGGCCCATCTGATTCCCTGGAGTTTGGCCAAGGAGCAAAccctggcagggaacagctgtttggcctgcagccgctttgccttgtacctgcagaagttccttggcagagcctcacctgtccacatccatctgcaggcagcagcccagaaatTCACACAAGCCAGGGGGtagcctgagctgctgcagatttGGAACCCCTTGCTTGCCTATCAGGTAGCTGgcctgaagcaaaaggaaacatgagacTCTACGTGATTCTTCCATATCCTTCAGGGCTCACCTAGACCCCATCTTTAAAACTCCAGTCTGCAGTGGCAATTTCTTGCCTAGCAGATGCTTAGAGATGAGCCTTGTCTCgcaaaggaaaaaaggccccagtgcagccccagctatTCCAAGCTGCACCAGGTCTTGCCTTGACAGCTGATGTGAGCCCCAGGGACCTTTTGAGAAGTGGCCCTTGCTGGAAGCACTTCaagctgtgggaatgggatATTCTCTAATGGACTCGGAGCAGAAGGACACGGCTATCTGAGCACATTTGCACCTTACCTTGACACTGGTCTCCTGCATATAAGGAGCctctcctgtggccatttctatTCCCACAATGCCAAGGGACCAGGTGTCCACTTTGGGGTCGTAAGGCTCTCTTCTCACCACCTCGGGTGCCATCCAGTAAGTGGTCCCGACCATCGACCTCCGtttcctgtgctcagggctgagcacagcacagaggccaaaatcagctgagtaggaaaacaaacactgcttcaAGTAGGAAACCAAGGAAAAGGGCTTCTCACTCTCAGTCCCAGAACGCAGTGCTGAatccagctggaaaagcagctgggctctccttgctcagggctgcagccaaggtCATGGGCAATTGCACAGCTAACAACCCGCCCACGATTCCCACAAAACCTTGGCTTTTCCTCATTCCCCTGAACGTTTACACTGTAACTCTCTCCCTTTGGAAGGAACACCCACAAACCAAAGTTACTCTGGATACCTGGTTGCTCTCCAGACCactcagcaccttccagctgcGGCCTGGGCTTGCGCAGCGCTCCCTGCActctcagcagccactgctggcacccggcacctctccaaagcagccccacaccgccTCCCCGCAGCGCTGCGCCTCAGCAGGAATACCCACCCAGCTTGACGGAGCCATCCCGGCCCAGAAGGATGTTGTCACTTTTGATGTCTCTGTGGATCACCTGCTTGGCATGAAGGAAAgccaggccttgcaggcactgccaggggaaaaagaaacaggaggcCAAGAGTTAGCCTGATCTGATTTCATCACATGCAAAAGGAGGCTGCTCCTGAAGATTCACAGATCTCCAAGGAGCagtgagtgctggcaggaggaagagcttgctgctgcagcactaggAGAGCAGGATCTTTCCAAGGGAAGGCATATTAGCATTGGAGGGGGAAGCATCAGTCAGTCGTTGCTGGagactgtcccctgcaaagccagtcagaatgagcactgctgcagtgGATGCGCTCTCCCCGTCCGGACGACAAACAATGGTTTGCCAAAAGAGGAAAACGTCCCTGCCTTGGATACCAAGGGGATCACTGTCGGGCGGGAGACTGGAGGACAAGGGTTCTATGGCTGCCTCGACAGCAGACTTGGAAGTAGCTcttttgtcagtttgcagcagcaaGCACCATGCTGGGTGCCATGCCATCCTTTGGAGTGGAGACCTGTGACAGATGAGTCTCTCTTTGGCTTGGCCTCTGGTTTAAAactctcacagcagcacctttgcactttcaggcaaagaaggcagtgcagaaaggctctg
This window harbors:
- the LOC135293098 gene encoding serine/threonine-protein kinase PAK 3-like; this encodes MDGGSLADVVTVRRMAVGHIATVCQECLQGLAFLHAKQVIHRDIKSDNILLGRDGSVKLADFGLCAVLSPEHRKRRSMVGTTYWMAPEVVRREPYDPKVDTWSLGIVGIEMATGEAPYMQETSVKASYLIGKQGVPNLQQLRLPPGLCEFLGCCLQMDVDR